Proteins found in one Streptomyces sp. CB09001 genomic segment:
- a CDS encoding lipase maturation factor family protein, translated as MEWFTAPDYWLARLVFQRALAVVYLVAFLTAALQFRALLGERGLTPVPRFVERVPFRRAPSLFQWRYSDRLFAGCAWAGCAVSAALVAGLDSLLPLWGAMLLWLVPWALYLSIVNVGQTWYSFGWESLLLETGFVAVFLGNEEVAPPVVVLFLLRWLLFRVEFGAGLIKMRGDECWRKLTCLDHHHETQPMPGPLSWFFHHLPGPLHRVEVAANHVTQLVLPFLLFAPHPVSTAAAALMIATQLWLVLSGNFSWLNWVTIVLALSVVRFPADAPSVGAAPRWYEAVVLAVTALLVFLSHRPVRNMISRRQVMNRSFDSLHLVNTYGAFGSVSRVRYEVVIEGTADEVARKDGDWREYEFKGKPGDPRRWPRQFAPYHLRLDWLMWFAALSPSYAGSWFGTLVERLLENDRATLRLLRHSPFPPNAPPRFVRARLFRYRYTTWRELRETGACWERTYVREYLPPTRLTASG; from the coding sequence GTGGAGTGGTTCACCGCACCCGACTACTGGCTTGCCCGGCTGGTCTTCCAGCGGGCCCTGGCCGTCGTCTACCTGGTCGCGTTCCTGACGGCCGCCCTGCAGTTCCGGGCGCTGCTCGGCGAGCGCGGTCTGACGCCCGTGCCCCGCTTCGTCGAGCGGGTGCCGTTCCGGCGGGCGCCGAGCCTGTTCCAGTGGCGCTACTCGGACCGGCTCTTCGCGGGCTGCGCCTGGGCGGGCTGCGCGGTGTCGGCGGCGCTGGTGGCCGGGCTCGACTCGCTGCTGCCGCTGTGGGGGGCGATGCTGCTGTGGCTGGTGCCGTGGGCGCTGTACCTGTCGATCGTCAACGTCGGACAGACCTGGTACTCGTTCGGCTGGGAGTCGCTGCTGCTGGAGACGGGCTTCGTCGCCGTGTTCCTGGGCAACGAGGAGGTGGCGCCGCCGGTCGTGGTGCTGTTCCTGCTGCGCTGGCTGCTGTTCCGGGTGGAGTTCGGGGCGGGGCTGATCAAGATGCGCGGCGACGAGTGCTGGCGGAAACTGACCTGCCTGGACCACCACCACGAGACCCAGCCGATGCCGGGCCCGCTGAGCTGGTTCTTCCACCACCTCCCTGGGCCCCTGCACCGTGTCGAGGTCGCCGCGAACCACGTCACGCAGCTGGTGCTGCCCTTCCTGTTGTTCGCCCCGCACCCCGTGTCGACGGCCGCCGCGGCGCTGATGATCGCCACCCAGCTGTGGCTGGTGCTCTCGGGCAACTTCTCCTGGCTCAACTGGGTCACCATCGTGCTGGCCCTGTCGGTGGTCCGCTTCCCGGCCGATGCCCCTTCCGTGGGCGCCGCGCCGCGCTGGTACGAGGCCGTGGTCCTGGCGGTGACGGCGCTGCTGGTGTTCCTGAGCCACCGGCCGGTGCGCAACATGATCTCCCGCCGCCAGGTGATGAACCGCTCCTTCGACTCGCTCCACCTGGTCAACACCTACGGCGCCTTCGGCTCCGTCAGCCGGGTCCGCTACGAGGTGGTGATCGAGGGCACCGCCGACGAGGTCGCCAGGAAGGACGGCGACTGGCGGGAGTACGAGTTCAAGGGGAAACCCGGCGACCCGCGCCGGTGGCCGCGCCAGTTCGCGCCGTACCACCTTCGCCTGGACTGGCTGATGTGGTTCGCCGCGTTGTCGCCCTCGTACGCCGGATCGTGGTTCGGCACCCTGGTGGAACGGCTGCTGGAGAACGACCGCGCCACGCTGCGGCTGCTGCGCCACTCCCCGTTCCCGCCCAACGCGCCGCCGCGCTTCGTGCGGGCCCGGCTGTTCCGCTACCGGTACACGACCTGGCGGGAGCTGCGGGAGACGGGCGCGTGCTGGGAGCGGACGTATGTCCGGGAGTACCTGCCGCCGACCCGGCTCACCGCCTCCGGGTGA
- a CDS encoding glycoside hydrolase family 38 C-terminal domain-containing protein — protein sequence MHDDRSLVEARLKRVLDERVRPALYPESVPLDVAVWHAPGEPVPVEEALAAEPRPIEVGARWGAPWGTSWFRVTGTVPKEWAGRTVEAVLDLGFDENMPGFQCEGLVYRPDGTPVKGLNPRNQWVRIGAPVEGGEEVRLHVEAASNPVILDYHPFVPTQLGDKDTAGSEPQYTLARMDLAVLDETVWNLVLDLEVLGELMAELPVESPRRWEILRAVDKALDAIDLQDVNGTAEQARSRLTEVLSAPAVPSAHRISAVGHAHIDSAWLWPLRETVRKVARTTSNMTALLEDEPDFVFAMSQAQQWAWVRDHRPEVWARVKKAVADGRFVPAGGMWVESDTNMPGSEAMARQFVHGKRFFLDEFGVENDEAWLPDTFGFAAGLPQIIKAAGAKYLLTQKISWSQTNKFPHHTFRWEGIDGTRIFTHFPPVDTYNCSMKGSEIAHAARNFKDKGVARHSLAPTGWGDGGGGTTREMVAKAARLRNLEGSATVEWETPHAFFEKAEAENPAPPVWVGELYLELHRATLTSQARTKQGNRHSEHLLREAELWAATAAVRAGFPYPYDDLDRIWKTVLLHQFHDILPGSSIAWVHREARATYDRVAEELNGIIDAAQRALAGEGDTPLVFNSAPHARAGVPAGAAASPAPEGRTSLTSRPGGGHVLDNGLLRVGIDDRGLVVSAYDLAADRETIAPGGAGNLLQLHPDFPNMWDAWDVDEFYRNTVTDLTDADEVVPGEDGASVRIVRSFGSSRVTQVLTLAPGERRLEVYTEVDWHETEKFLKLAFPLDVHAERYASETQFGHFHRPTHTNTSWEAAKFEACNHRFVHLEEPGWGVAVVNDSTYGHDVTRTVRTDGDSGTTTTVRVSLLRAPRFPDPETDQGVHRFRHALVPGAGIGDAVREGWRINLPERRVTGGAGEVAPLVTVDRDAVVVTAVKLADDGSGDVVLRFHEAHGGRARATLTTGFAATDVQVTDLLERPLADAEAPRADGDRITVRLRPFQLMTLRLKRA from the coding sequence ATGCATGACGACCGCAGCCTGGTCGAAGCCCGTCTCAAGCGTGTCCTCGACGAGCGCGTCCGCCCCGCCCTCTACCCCGAGTCCGTACCGCTGGACGTGGCGGTCTGGCACGCGCCGGGCGAGCCCGTCCCGGTCGAGGAGGCACTCGCCGCCGAACCGCGTCCCATCGAGGTCGGCGCCCGCTGGGGCGCGCCCTGGGGCACCAGCTGGTTCCGCGTCACCGGCACCGTGCCGAAGGAGTGGGCCGGCCGGACCGTCGAGGCCGTCCTCGACCTCGGCTTCGACGAGAACATGCCCGGCTTCCAGTGCGAGGGCCTGGTCTACCGCCCCGACGGCACCCCCGTGAAGGGCCTCAACCCGCGCAACCAGTGGGTGCGGATCGGCGCCCCCGTCGAGGGCGGCGAGGAGGTCCGCCTGCACGTCGAGGCGGCCTCCAACCCCGTCATCCTCGACTACCACCCCTTCGTGCCCACCCAGCTCGGCGACAAGGACACCGCGGGCAGCGAACCGCAGTACACACTCGCCCGCATGGATCTCGCCGTCCTCGACGAGACGGTGTGGAACCTGGTGCTCGACCTGGAGGTGCTCGGCGAGCTGATGGCCGAGCTGCCCGTGGAGTCACCGCGCCGCTGGGAGATCCTGCGCGCCGTCGACAAGGCACTGGACGCCATCGACCTCCAGGACGTCAACGGCACGGCGGAGCAGGCGCGTTCCCGCCTGACCGAGGTGCTGTCGGCCCCCGCCGTCCCCTCCGCGCACCGCATCAGCGCCGTCGGGCACGCGCACATCGACTCGGCCTGGTTGTGGCCGCTGCGCGAGACCGTCCGCAAGGTGGCCCGCACCACCTCCAACATGACCGCGCTGCTGGAGGACGAGCCCGACTTCGTCTTCGCCATGTCCCAGGCCCAGCAGTGGGCGTGGGTGCGCGACCACCGGCCCGAGGTGTGGGCGCGGGTCAAGAAGGCCGTGGCCGACGGGCGCTTCGTGCCGGCCGGCGGCATGTGGGTGGAGTCGGACACCAACATGCCCGGCTCGGAGGCGATGGCCCGCCAGTTCGTGCACGGCAAGCGGTTCTTCCTCGACGAGTTCGGCGTCGAGAACGACGAGGCGTGGCTGCCGGACACCTTCGGCTTCGCGGCGGGCCTCCCGCAGATCATCAAGGCGGCCGGCGCCAAGTACCTGCTGACGCAGAAGATCTCCTGGTCGCAGACGAACAAGTTCCCGCACCACACCTTCCGCTGGGAGGGCATCGACGGCACCCGGATCTTCACCCACTTCCCGCCCGTCGACACCTACAACTGCTCCATGAAGGGCAGCGAGATCGCCCACGCGGCGAGGAACTTCAAGGACAAGGGCGTCGCCCGGCACTCCCTCGCCCCCACCGGCTGGGGCGACGGAGGCGGCGGCACCACCCGCGAGATGGTCGCCAAGGCGGCCCGGCTGCGGAACCTCGAAGGCTCGGCCACCGTCGAGTGGGAGACCCCGCACGCCTTCTTCGAGAAGGCCGAGGCCGAGAACCCCGCCCCGCCGGTCTGGGTCGGCGAGCTGTACCTCGAACTGCACCGCGCCACCCTCACCAGCCAGGCCAGGACCAAGCAGGGCAACCGCCACAGCGAACACCTCCTGCGCGAGGCCGAGCTGTGGGCGGCCACGGCCGCCGTGCGCGCCGGGTTCCCCTACCCGTACGACGACCTGGACCGCATCTGGAAGACGGTCCTGCTGCACCAGTTCCACGACATCCTGCCCGGCTCCTCCATCGCCTGGGTGCACCGCGAGGCCCGCGCCACCTACGACCGCGTCGCCGAGGAGCTGAACGGCATCATCGACGCCGCCCAGCGTGCCCTGGCCGGCGAGGGCGACACCCCGCTGGTCTTCAACTCCGCCCCGCACGCGCGGGCCGGGGTCCCGGCGGGCGCCGCCGCGTCCCCCGCCCCCGAGGGCCGGACCAGCCTGACTTCCCGCCCCGGCGGCGGCCACGTCCTGGACAACGGCCTGCTGCGCGTCGGGATCGACGACCGAGGGCTGGTCGTCTCGGCGTACGACCTCGCCGCCGACCGCGAGACGATCGCGCCGGGCGGGGCGGGCAACCTGCTCCAGCTCCACCCGGACTTCCCGAACATGTGGGACGCCTGGGACGTCGACGAGTTCTACCGCAACACGGTCACCGACCTCACCGACGCCGACGAGGTCGTCCCCGGCGAGGACGGCGCGTCGGTGCGGATCGTCCGCTCCTTCGGCTCCTCCCGCGTCACCCAGGTGCTGACCCTGGCGCCGGGGGAGCGACGGCTGGAGGTGTACACCGAGGTCGACTGGCACGAGACGGAGAAGTTCCTCAAGCTCGCCTTCCCGCTCGACGTGCACGCCGAACGGTACGCGTCGGAGACCCAGTTCGGGCACTTCCACCGGCCCACCCACACCAACACCAGCTGGGAGGCCGCCAAGTTCGAGGCCTGCAACCACCGCTTCGTGCACCTGGAGGAGCCCGGCTGGGGCGTCGCCGTCGTCAACGACTCGACGTACGGACACGACGTCACCCGCACCGTCCGCACCGACGGCGACTCCGGTACGACCACCACGGTACGGGTCTCCCTGCTGCGCGCCCCGCGCTTCCCCGACCCCGAGACCGACCAGGGCGTGCACCGGTTCCGGCACGCGCTGGTGCCGGGCGCGGGCATCGGCGACGCCGTGCGCGAGGGCTGGCGGATCAACCTGCCCGAGCGGCGTGTCACGGGCGGCGCCGGGGAGGTCGCGCCGCTCGTCACGGTGGACCGGGACGCGGTCGTCGTCACCGCCGTCAAGCTCGCCGACGACGGCAGCGGCGACGTCGTCCTCCGCTTCCACGAGGCCCACGGCGGCCGGGCCCGCGCCACGCTCACCACCGGGTTCGCGGCCACCGACGTCCAGGTGACCGACCTGCTGGAGCGCCCGCTGGCGGACGCGGAGGCCCCGCGGGCGGACGGCGACCGGATCACCGTACGGCTGCGGCCGTTCCAGTTGATGACCCTGCGGCTGAAGCGCGCGTAG